Genomic segment of Patescibacteria group bacterium:
TAAAAAGCATCGAAAATTCCCTTTTTCATCTAGGGAACCAAAACTAAAATAATTTAAACGATTTTCAATAAAAAAACGAGTACACACTGACTGTGCAAATTTTGCATTTTCGTTAAAATTTTTTAATCGATCCTGATTCTCCATTTGAATCCTTCATCAATTTATTAAACCTCTTATAATTAGAAAGAATAGTCAACTAAGGATTCCAAGTCAATTAGTTATTTAGGTTTTTTAGTTGTATGGATCTGAATTCATCTTTAATTGTTTTTTTTCAGTTTTAAATCTGATTACTTTTAATAAAATAAGGGTTGCTAAGCTGAGTAAGATAACCATAAATATGGCTAAACGAGAAACTGAGCCATGCGTTAAAATATTAACTAGGGCGGCTGCAAGAGAAGCAGCTATGAGTGGGAAAAAACCAATTAAACTAGATACGGAACCAGATTGACTCGCTGGAAATTGAGCCATGGCTTCGGTCCAGGACAATGAACCAGTGAAACCATATCCTGCTGTCATGATCGCTGCAGGTAGGATGATCTGAAGAGCGTAATAATAATGAGTTATACCGATCAAATATAACACAATTCCGCCAAAAATAGAAATGAGCAAGCCTATGAGCATTAATAGATCTTTACTGTATTTATCCATTAGGCGCTTCGTTAAATAAGCGGCGCCAACAAAGCTTATAATCGGAATAATATAAAAATTGCCAATTTGAATAGTTGAATAGCCTAAGGTGTGGAATATAAATGGAGAAGCAGTGATATAGGCAAAATAGGAAGCATCGACGGCACAACGGGTAAGCAAATACCCAGAAAAGCATTTGTTGCGCAATATGTCTAAGTAATTTTTAATTATTTTAAATGGATGTAAATCCTCTTTAGCTGGGGAGCTAGTTTGTTTTACCGCGAAAAATTTCCATATTCCTATTAAAATCAATATTCCTAAAATAAAAATGAAGATAAATACGGATCTCCAACCCAAAAATTTTGATAAATTTCCGCCGATTACTGGTGCAATTGCAGGCGAAACTGCTAATATAGGACTCATAATCAAATAAACGTGAGCAGCTTTTTGTGAATCGTAATTTTTAGTAACAGCGGCGCGAGAAATGACTGCTGCAAAGCCTGCGCCGCAAGCTTGAAAAAATCTGGCTATAATCATGACTTCGATAGAGGTTGTTATGGCGCAAATTAAAGTTGCGATAAGGAAAATGGTGACAGATACTATTCCGATAGCTTTTAGATTATAAAAATCAACAAATGGGCCAATTAAAAATTGTGAAGCTGCGGTTCCGAGCAAAAATACGCTAAGAGTCATTTGAATCAAAGAGGTGCTACTATCAAAGTATTGCTGAATGAGGGGTAATGCTGGTAAATAAATATCGGATGGTAATAAGCATAACATTCCCATTGCAATACTTAGAGTAATAAAAATTGCTGATTTCATAAGTTTTCCTCAAATAGAGCATTTCAAACACTAACTTCTACAGCCATGCATCCTGAAAGCTGTTGATTGTCTTTCATCAGTTGATGGGCCAGAGGCAGATCTTGCCATTTATAAACTTTTCCGAGATAAGGCTTGATTTTCCCTTGACAGACTAATTCATTAGCGGAAAAAGCTTCTAAAGTGGAGGCAAAATGTGAACCTTGAATCCGTTTCTGATGCATCCAACCATAGGCTGCATCCATACTTAAATTAAATCCCGATGTCGCTCCACAGTAAACAACTAAACCACCTTTTTTAGCAATGTAGCAACTTACTGGAAAGGTTTTCTCTCCTACATGCTCAATCACTATGTCTATTTCATTGCCTGTACCAATAATGTCCCAAATAGCTTTTTTAAATTTTTTTACCTTACTCATATAAGTTAAATAATCGCTTGATCCTACATTAGGCATTATTCCCCAACAGTCAAAATTATTCCTATTGATAAAACTCTTAGCGCCGATTTGTAAGCAAAATTGTCCACGCTCCTCTGAAGACACTACTGCAATTGGATTGGCATTCGCATTTTTAACAATTTGAATTGCCATTGTTCCTATACCCCCTGAAGCACCCCAAATTAGCACATTCTGTGAAGATCGTAAGGTATGTGGGTAATGGCCTAATAACATTCTCCATGCGGTTGCTAGCACCAACGTATAACTTGCTGCTTCGGCCCAACTCAGCTCCTTGGGTTTGGGTAAAATTTGATAAGGCTTTACCACTGTAAATTCTGCGAATGATCCATAAGGGGTTTCATACCCCCATATTTTTTGGTAGGGGCAAAGCATAGGGTCTCCACCATTACATTGAACACAATGGCCACAATATTGACCACAGTGTAAAACGATATGGTCACCCTCTTTAAAATGTAATGTTTTTTTATCCAGTGCTTCTCCGATTTTCCAAACAATTCCAGAGGCATCGCTACCCGCAATATGAAAATTTTTGCCATGAAAGAACGTAGGCGAGTAAGGACTACCTAATGCGGCCCATACGCCGTTATAATTAATTCCCGCAGCCATGACCTTTATCAATACCTCATTAGCTCCTAATGGAGGAAGATCAACGCGTTCTTCCTTAAAAGCATTAATGGGTTCTCCGTGATGAGCGGGTCTTAACACATAAGCTAGCATTTGAGCAGGGATGGTTTTGTCAGATATTGTAATCATAACGTATATATTACATTCTTTCTCAATGAAGTAAACCGTAGTTTTCACGGTTAAAAACTTTTAAATTTAAGGTATGATTATTTCTAGTTTTTCGATTCAAGGCACAGGAGCATCTATGAGAGGTTCAGAGAAAATAAACGAACTTTCACTTGCTGAAAATACTGTTTCAGAATTATTTCACTGGCAAGCGAAACGTAATCCTACCGGAATTTCTGCAGTTTACAAAGGAAAATTTCTAACTTATGAAGAACTAGATCAAAAATCTACTATTCTATCAATGATAATCCGTGATTATTACGATCCTAATCAAGGTGAATTTATTGTAGCTATGCTTATGGAAAGAGATCTGAATATGATAATTAGTATCTTAGCTATTTTAAAGGCAGGTGGTGCTTTTTTGCCTTTAGATACTGAATACCCATCTGATAGAATCAGTTATATTCTTTCTGATGCTAAACCACATTTATTGCTGACTCATAAAAATTTAATTGATAAATTAAAAGGAACTATCTGTTGTCCTATTTTAAAAGCTGATGATATTGCTAACATAAAATATAATTCAAATTCTCAATTAGAAAAATTCTTTTCTCAGAAGTTAAATTATATTATTTACACTTCTGGTTCCACCGGCAATCCAAAAGGCGTAATGGTAGAGAAAAGAAGTTTAATGAATTATTTGAAATGGGCGAATAAATATTTAAATGTTAAGCTAGGAGATAGGTTTGATTGCTCTTCTTCATTGGCTTTTGATTTTACAATAACAACCCTCCTGCTGCCTGTGATATCTGGTGCAACTATAATATTTTGTGATGAAAAAACAAAGCGTGATCCCTGTAAGTACTTAAAGCATTTGGAAAAATATAGAATTAATATTGTAAAACTAGTGCCTACTTTTTTTAATTTATTGTGTGATTTACAAAACAACTGTTCTTTAGTGGCATTACAATCTATTGTTTTGGGTGGAGAAAATGCAAGTTCAACTCATGTTAAAAAATGGTTGCATAAATATCCTTGTCACAAAATTTATAATGAATATGGCCCTACTGAAACGACCGTTGGCGTGACATTATCTACTTATGGTTTTGGAGAAACTTTTGATGACATTACAATTGGTTGCCCAGGACTGAATACTAGAATATATGTGCTAGACGAATTTTTACAGCCACTTCAACCAATGACTATCGGAGAAATATTTATTTCGGGACATTGTGTAGCTCGCGGTTATCTCAATTGCCCGGAATTAACTGCCGAAAAATTTATCCCTAATCCATTTTCTATGCTGGAAGAGGGTTACTCAGTAATATATAAAACTGGAGATTTAGGTTGTCTTCTAGAAAATGGTTCATTTAAGTATATAGGCCGAATAGATGATCAAATAAAAATAAATGGCTATAGAGTAGAGTTGGGGGAAGTGGAGAGGTTGTTAAATCAGCATTCCCAGATCAATCAGGCTGTAGTTTTTCCTATAACAGAAGGCGGTATTAAATCATTAGTTGCTTATTGTACATCAGTAAGTAATGAGGAATTAACGATAACCGAACTAAGAGATTATTTGGCGTCATCGTTGCCATATTATATGATTCCTTATAAATTCACATTTATACCAAAATTTCCTTTGACTATAAATGGAAAAGTAGACAAGACAAAACTTCTAGAAAATTATTCTACCGATGTCATCAATGATTCTCCAGGCTATTTAAACATAGAATATGATCTGATTGCTCTATTGAAAGATTTGCTGAAAATGGAAGAGCTTGATCGTGATGCAAATTTTTTCGATTTAGGAGCGAATTCGTTGTTAATAGCTAAACTATATAATTGTTTGCGGACTAAGGGTTACCATTTGGATATGCTAACTATTTTTCAGTATCCTACCGTTAATCTTCTCATTAAAAAAATTAATTCTCCATCAATTAACGAT
This window contains:
- a CDS encoding non-ribosomal peptide synthetase gives rise to the protein MIISSFSIQGTGASMRGSEKINELSLAENTVSELFHWQAKRNPTGISAVYKGKFLTYEELDQKSTILSMIIRDYYDPNQGEFIVAMLMERDLNMIISILAILKAGGAFLPLDTEYPSDRISYILSDAKPHLLLTHKNLIDKLKGTICCPILKADDIANIKYNSNSQLEKFFSQKLNYIIYTSGSTGNPKGVMVEKRSLMNYLKWANKYLNVKLGDRFDCSSSLAFDFTITTLLLPVISGATIIFCDEKTKRDPCKYLKHLEKYRINIVKLVPTFFNLLCDLQNNCSLVALQSIVLGGENASSTHVKKWLHKYPCHKIYNEYGPTETTVGVTLSTYGFGETFDDITIGCPGLNTRIYVLDEFLQPLQPMTIGEIFISGHCVARGYLNCPELTAEKFIPNPFSMLEEGYSVIYKTGDLGCLLENGSFKYIGRIDDQIKINGYRVELGEVERLLNQHSQINQAVVFPITEGGIKSLVAYCTSVSNEELTITELRDYLASSLPYYMIPYKFTFIPKFPLTINGKVDKTKLLENYSTDVINDSPGYLNIEYDLIALLKDLLKMEELDRDANFFDLGANSLLIAKLYNCLRTKGYHLDMLTIFQYPTVNLLIKKINSPSINDAERHFNLAVNKGRYTSRCCSLTNDRVNI
- the ccrA gene encoding crotonyl-CoA carboxylase/reductase, which translates into the protein MITISDKTIPAQMLAYVLRPAHHGEPINAFKEERVDLPPLGANEVLIKVMAAGINYNGVWAALGSPYSPTFFHGKNFHIAGSDASGIVWKIGEALDKKTLHFKEGDHIVLHCGQYCGHCVQCNGGDPMLCPYQKIWGYETPYGSFAEFTVVKPYQILPKPKELSWAEAASYTLVLATAWRMLLGHYPHTLRSSQNVLIWGASGGIGTMAIQIVKNANANPIAVVSSEERGQFCLQIGAKSFINRNNFDCWGIMPNVGSSDYLTYMSKVKKFKKAIWDIIGTGNEIDIVIEHVGEKTFPVSCYIAKKGGLVVYCGATSGFNLSMDAAYGWMHQKRIQGSHFASTLEAFSANELVCQGKIKPYLGKVYKWQDLPLAHQLMKDNQQLSGCMAVEVSV
- a CDS encoding multidrug effflux MFS transporter encodes the protein MKSAIFITLSIAMGMLCLLPSDIYLPALPLIQQYFDSSTSLIQMTLSVFLLGTAASQFLIGPFVDFYNLKAIGIVSVTIFLIATLICAITTSIEVMIIARFFQACGAGFAAVISRAAVTKNYDSQKAAHVYLIMSPILAVSPAIAPVIGGNLSKFLGWRSVFIFIFILGILILIGIWKFFAVKQTSSPAKEDLHPFKIIKNYLDILRNKCFSGYLLTRCAVDASYFAYITASPFIFHTLGYSTIQIGNFYIIPIISFVGAAYLTKRLMDKYSKDLLMLIGLLISIFGGIVLYLIGITHYYYALQIILPAAIMTAGYGFTGSLSWTEAMAQFPASQSGSVSSLIGFFPLIAASLAAALVNILTHGSVSRLAIFMVILLSLATLILLKVIRFKTEKKQLKMNSDPYN